The following proteins come from a genomic window of Paramisgurnus dabryanus chromosome 19, PD_genome_1.1, whole genome shotgun sequence:
- the LOC135771727 gene encoding uncharacterized protein, producing the protein MNSLMKKSLGAPIRHMTSCVTGVQDGFSRKSKTVRRKSAPCCYGQTAHDSSWIRAYQTELHRERKLRQVKFAQKNAERAAIRAHYKSPHRYSKTPVQRTHVKSKMASKNDDSLFGAFQGLSLNMGGAQSSMPTATSADQCKVM; encoded by the exons ATGAACTCTTTGATGAAAAAGTCCCTGGGCGCCCCCATCCGACACATGACCAGTTGTGTGACAGGAGTTCAGGACGGCTTCAGTAGAAAGAGCAAGACTGTCCGGAGGAAGAGCGCTCCATGTTGCTACGGTCAGACCGCACACGACTCGTCTTGGATAAGGGCCTACCAAACAGAATTGCACAGGGAAAG GAAATTAAGGCAGGTGAAGTTTGCACAGAAGAACGCAGAGAGGGCCGCGATAAGGGCGCATTACAAAAGTCCACACCGCTACTCCAAG acACCGGTTCAGAGAACACATGTAAAAAGCAAGATGGCCTCCAAAAATGATGACTCTCTTTTCGGTGCCTTCCAAGGGCTCAGTCTCAACATGGGTGGAGCCCAGTCTTCAATGCCAACAGCAACGAGTGCAGATCAATGTAAAGTCATGTAA